GCCTTGATATGGGAAATCTTTTTCCCGGCTGCCAGCCGCAACAAGTCAATAACCTGCAGGCCGCGGAAACGCACAGGCTGCTGAAAGGCAAAGCTGATGCCCATCTGTGCCCGCTCCGTAATGCTCTTATTGGTAATATCCTGGCCATCCAAAAGAATCTGGCCGGAAGTGGGCTGCTCAATGCCCGCTATAATTTTCGCCAGGGTGGACTTGCCACTGCCGTTGGGCCCCGTAATGACCACAAATTTCCTGTTGTCAACGGTTAGGCTCAGGTCCTGAATAATATCCACCTGGCTGTTGCCCTCGGTGACATGGAAGGAAATGTTCTTCAATTCCAACATGTATATCGTGCTCTCCCTTCCGATTTACATAATTTATGTTTAAGCTTTCTTTTATATTATAACGCTAATGTTTACCTCTTGTCGACAGACAAATTCAGTTGCTGTAATATATTGCGATTTTGAACAAGAAGCCGCCTGACAGAATCACCTGTCAAACGGCTTCTCTTAAAGTGTATTTGTTTGGAAATGTTTGGGAATCAATATTTAACGCCAAGCTTTTGGCAAAGCCAGCGCATCATGGCTTTATTGGTATCTTCACCCACATAACCATGCTGTGCTTCAGAATTGCACATGAAAAGATTTTCCACGCCGGCATCGGTCAATGCCTTTTGCAGGCTGATGCTCTGCTGAATGGGTACCAGTGAATCATGTCCGCCATGTGCGATAAAGAACGGCGGCGCATCTTTCGTCACCTGATATACCGGGCTGCCCAGTTTGGCCTTCTCCACCATACTCCAATAGGGAGAGGTTTTATCGCCGGCCTCATATATCTTACGCAGGGTGCCGACACCTTGTCCTTCCCCTGTAAAGCCCAGCAGAATGGATTCATTGGCGCGCACCGAATCATGGGTTTCGGCAGCTTCAGCAGGTGACTGCAGCTGGGGACTCATTTCCGGAGCCATGGTCAACAAATTGGTGGGGCCATAGAAGTCAACACAGGCTGTGACCTTGCTGCTATAACCAAGATTTCCGCCTACAGTACCTTCTAAGTTCTTGTTGCCACTGGTTACAGCCAGTTCTGTTGCCAAATGAGCACCAGCCGAGGTACCGGCTATGGCAATTCTGTCGGCGTCAATGCCATATTCTGCCGCATGAGCACGGACAAAACGCACTGCTGCTTTCACGTCATAAATCTGAGCAGGAAAAGCCGCTTCGCTGTTCAAACGATAATCCACGGAAACAAAGGCAATGCCATGATTCAGGACATCTTTGAAAATCTTATAGGACGAAGTATTGTCCTTATCCATCAAAGCGCCATTGCCGCTCTGCTTGCTCTGCTTCGCTTGCTGCTTTACATCATCGCCTTCATAGGTGCCTCTGGCCCAACCGCCGCCATGTACAAACACCAACACAGGGACTTTTTCTTTCTTGGCCTGGGGCGGGATGAACACATTCATGTGCAGCTGGCGGGGCGCGCCATTGTCATTTTTCACATTGGCGACTACTACATCCCGATAAGTCGGCTGCATGGAAATAAGATTCTCCTGCTTGCCAGATGCATGACCAACACCATTTACAGGAACCATAAGAGCCAGTGACAGCATAGCTGTTACCGATATTTTTCTCAATTTACCTGCGTTCATATGACGAACCTCCAGCTATTATTTCTTTACACGCTTGTAGTCGGCATCAAAATACTTGCCGGCACGAATGTCATCCGTCATGCCTTTGTAAGGCGCTTCGGCGATAACTTCTTCGTTGTCCTGACCAGCCTTGCCCATGTAGGTAATCTTGGCAAACTCCGGTACCAGATATTTCGGATAGGTTTCGTACTTCTCACGGGATTCTTCCATCAGGTCAATGTGCTCATTCTGGAAGCATACCGTAATGGACGGATGATCCTGTACCCATTTCGGGAAGAAAATCGTACCATGCATAATGTTTTCATTCGGCATAAAGTCCAAAGCCACATCGGTGCCTGTCGGTTCCGTCCAGGTTACCTTGAATACGCCATCCGTAAGTTTGACGATATTGGCTTCCTGATCCTTCACCCAACGGCCGGCGACCATACCGCCGTGAATGCGGTAATCCACCGTATGATCATTCTTGGCATACCATTCATATTCCCAGCCATTATCGTAGGTATAAATAAAATGCGTACCCAAAAAGTCATCCAGTTCTTTAAATTCCATTGTTAAATTCCTCCTAGTTATTATGTATTTATTTACATAATGTTGATATATGTATCATAAACCAGATTATTTGACTTGTCAATATCATGTAATAAAATACATGATAATTTTTTTTATCTATGCTATACTGATTCCAGATATATACGAAGGGACGAATGACTATGGCACAAAAGAACATATTAAAATATATCATTCTAGGGCTGCTGAACCGTGAGGATCTAGCAGGCTACGACATCAAAAAGCTGTTTGAAGAAGAGCTCGGCGACTTCTGGTACTCCAACCACAGTCAGATTTACCCGGAGCTGCGACGTATGGAAGACGACGGCTTGATTTCCTCACACACGGAACTGGTGGGCAAAAAACTCGAAAAGAAATTCTACCAAATCACAAAAGACGGACAGAAACTTCTGTCCGCCTGGATGGATGAACCCTTAAATCCGCTGGTGCCTACCCGGGATGAATTCACGATGAAATTGTATCTGCTCGATTCGGCCGACCATCCACTGGTCACCCGGCTCTTTCAGGAAGAAATTGCCCGGCATGAGGAAAAATACCAATACCTGCAGACCCGCTGGCAGCTGCTGTTCGCGGATGAAAGCGAACAGCAGAAACATTTCGGCCACCGCTGCATCCTGGAGCAGGCCATCCTGCGGGAAAAACAGCGCCTGGATTGGCTGCATAGAGAACTAAAAAAGATAAAGAAAACCAACTGAATACATCCATTACCAAAGCTGCCAATTATTTATGGCAGCTTATTGTATTCATTCGCATCCACCGGTTCGCACCATTCATTCGAAGTCTTCTCGCCCGGCACTTCAATGGCGATATGCTGGAAGGCGGAATTCTTGGCCGCACCGTGCCAATGCTTGACATTAGCAGGGATATGCACGACATCACCAGCCTTTAATTCCCGCGCAGGCTTGCCCCATTCCTGATACCAGCCGCGTCCGGCGGTAACCAGAAGCATCTGTCCGCCGCCCTTGTCGGCATGATGGATATGCCAATGATTGCGGCACCCCGGTTCAAAGGTCACATTGCCGATAACCACCTGCTCCAGAGAAATCATATTGAGATAGCTCTTGCCGTCAAAATACTGGGCATAGTTGACATTTTCGCCGCCCACCGGGAACATACTGTTTTCCTGAATAGTTTTCAAATCCATATTATCGCTCCTTTGTGCTAATCAGTTGCCATCCGGCACCCAGGTACCTTTGACGCCCTTTACCGCTTCGGCAGCCGTGATGACTTTGTCGCCATTATCCACATCAATCAGCTGATAACGGTCATTGCCCATGCCCATTTCCTTCATATAGGTCAGTTGACGCATGCTGTGGCGTGACTCCATGCGCTCTACTAAATCATGTTTGCTCTCTTCGGACAGCGCATAAACGCAGTCAACACATGCCTGGTCAGCGGCCAGAATATCCAAGGAGGCCACAATGCCAATATCCGGCGTGACCACAGGCTTAGCCGAGGTTCCGGCGCAGTCACAGTCCACGCTCATATTGCGCATCACATTGATAAAGGCAATTCTATTTTTGAAATAGTTGACGGTAGCCTGCGTGGATTCAGTCATGCGCTCCATGAATTCCTCGTTATTTACGCCCCATTGAGAGCTGGAGTCCCCTGCATGAATCATCTTCTTGCCGATTTTGCCATCGGCACAGCCAATGCCCAGATTCTTGTTGGAGCCGCCAAAGCCGCCCATCGCATGGCCTTTGAAATGCGTAAGCGTCAATAGCGAATCATACTGCAGCATATTCTTGCCCACGGACATCTCCGTAAACCACTTACCATTGGGTACCGGCAGCATCGTTGTCCCTTCGGCATCTGTAATATCCACCGTGGTAAAATCCGTCCAGCCGTTGACCTGCAGGGTTTGACGATGCCTTTCCGTCGTGTCGCGGCCACCGCCATAATAGGTATTGGTTTCAATGATGTTGCCCTTCGGCAGACGCTTCTGCAGCAGTTCCTTGACCCAAGGACGAGGAATGATATTCGGACCATGCGGTTCGCCGGTATGCAGCTTGATGGCCACCTTGCCGCCCAAATCTTTTTTGACACGGTCATAAATTTTCAGCAGGCCTGCCGCTGACAGGTCACACGTAAAGTAAACCACGGACTCGGCCCCTTGCCGTTCACGATACGGAACGTAATGCTCGCCGCCAGTACCGGCAACTTTTTTCTTTGCCTCCGGCTTTTTTTCTGGGGTATCAGCCGCAAAAATCGCACAGCCCGGTAAAGCCGTCATAGCTACCGCCATGCCTGCCAGTTTCACGAAATTCCTGCGCGTTATGTTCTTCTTCATCACATCAACCGCCCTGCTAAAATCTGCTTTCACTTTACCACTTGAAGTTTACTCCAAGTCAAATTTTTTATTGCATACGCTCCCACCAGTTATCAAAACCTACTGCCTGCGTGCCGGCAATATAAGCTGCTTCGCCGATTTCCGGCGTCATCAGTTTATATCCCTTTCCCTGGCTGGCCTGCGAAAGTCTTTGATAAGGTTCCTGCCAGGGATGACGTGACAGGGCAAACTTGCCGCTATGAGCAGGCAGAAGCATTTTCGCCCCCACATCCACTGCCGCCTGCGCCGTTTCCTCCGGCAGCATATGGATGGCATGCCAGGCCATATTGTACTGGCCGTTTTCGCCCAGCATCAAGTCAAAACCGCCGAACTTCTGCCCAATGGCCTTGAAGTGTGCACCATATCCGCCATCTCCCGTATAGTATACCTTGCGCTGCGAAGTTACAAACGCAAAGCCACACCAAAGCGTGGGATTAGAAGTCAGAAACCGCCCCGAGAAATGCTGGGACGGCAGGATATGGATAGATAAATCATCTGTTAATTTGATTTCCGTATCCCAATCTTCCTCGTGCAAAAGTTCTTTTTCAAAGCCCCAGCCTTCAAAGTATTCTCCCACGCCTAACGGGCAGACAATACGTTTCACCTTCGGCTTCAGCGCCATAATCGTCGGATAGTCCAAATGGTCCCAATGGTCATGGGAAATCGCCAATACATCAATCTCCGGCACATCCTCGGCGGTATAGACGTTGCTGCCAGGAAATGCCTTGTTAATGAAAAAGATGGGCGATGCATAGGAACTGAACACGGGGTCAATTAAGATGCGATAGCCTCCAAGCTGCATAAAGAAACTGGAGTGCCCCAGCCAGACCACCACATCATCATGCGGATTCAGGCTGTGCAAATCCGTTTTCTTTGACAGCATTACCTGCTTGGGCGATAAATGGGACTTATCCCCAAAGAGGAATTTTGCCATCGCCACAAAACGATTTTCGCCATTCTCCTCATTCATGACCTGTACGGGAACAAGATTTTGGAACTTGCCATTTCTATAATGCGGTGAGGCTTCCATCCGTGCCAGACGTTCCCCCTGCGGCAGCCTGCCAAATTCCGGCCGCTGGGTAAAGAGCGCACCGCCGCCAGCTAATACTCCCAAGGTTCCCAAACCTCCCACGATAAAAGTTCTTCTATTCATTATGATCTCCTGCCAATGATTTCTCTATTGCTTCAATTTTAACACTTAGAGCACACTTCAAGTCAAGAATAAATCTTGATTACGCCATCTTGAAATCCACGCAAAACAGGGCTGCTGCACAAGTCCTTTCCCTGCGATAACCAGTATGCAAATCTTTCTTGCATATTGGTTATCGCGGTAAAAGGCTTTTGTGCAGCAGCCCCATTGTTTTATCTAGCTAATCCCTGTTCATCTGCGGCCGGTTAATGGGCCAGTCTCATTCAACGGACCGGTTTCATTCACTGGGCCTAGTTCTACTAGCATACGTTTAGAAAATTTGCCCTGGCAGCACCAATTTTTCTTTGAAAGGAAAATCCTTGTCAAATGCCTCAGCCTTTGCCTCATCTACAAAATAACCTTTTGGCGTGGTATATTCACCGGTAATGCCTGACAAATAACCCGGTACAAGTTCCTTGCACAAGAAAAAGGACGCATCCGCTCCTTCCGGCAGGCCATGATAGCGAATGCCAAAATTGCTGGCATAGTCAAAGCCGCTCTTGCCATAGAAACCGATGTTTCCTTCAAAACACAAGGCTCCACAGCCCAATTCAGCAGCTTTCTGCAAACTGAAATCCAGCAAAATCTTGCCATAGCCCTGCCTTTTCAGTTCCGGACATATGCAAATAGGGCCCATCGTCATAATTGGGATTTCCCTGCCATCATCAGCCTTGATAACGGCTCGCATGAAGATGTTCTGACCAATCAGCCGGCCATCCTTTTCCATGACAAAATCCAACTCCGGCACAAAGGCTGGGTCATTTCGCAGACAATGCAGAACATAGTGCTCCAAACAACCGGGACGGTAGACATTCCAAAAAGCTTCCCGGACCATGTTTTCTACTTCACGATGTTCCTCAATTTTTTCCAAACGAATACGATAGTCATTTTTGCTCATTGTTTTTCCTCCTGATGATTGATGACTGCAATACAGGGAGGTCGGTGTGAAATTGCTCCTAAGCCAACCTCCCGGTCAGCCTGCAATCTCCAAGGTGTTGTTTCTCAAACAGCAAGCTCCTTAACAATAAAAAACAATATTCAGTCGAGGAAAATACTTGACACTTC
The Selenomonas ruminantium AC2024 DNA segment above includes these coding regions:
- a CDS encoding alpha/beta hydrolase, with the translated sequence MNAGKLRKISVTAMLSLALMVPVNGVGHASGKQENLISMQPTYRDVVVANVKNDNGAPRQLHMNVFIPPQAKKEKVPVLVFVHGGGWARGTYEGDDVKQQAKQSKQSGNGALMDKDNTSSYKIFKDVLNHGIAFVSVDYRLNSEAAFPAQIYDVKAAVRFVRAHAAEYGIDADRIAIAGTSAGAHLATELAVTSGNKNLEGTVGGNLGYSSKVTACVDFYGPTNLLTMAPEMSPQLQSPAEAAETHDSVRANESILLGFTGEGQGVGTLRKIYEAGDKTSPYWSMVEKAKLGSPVYQVTKDAPPFFIAHGGHDSLVPIQQSISLQKALTDAGVENLFMCNSEAQHGYVGEDTNKAMMRWLCQKLGVKY
- a CDS encoding phenolic acid decarboxylase; translated protein: MEFKELDDFLGTHFIYTYDNGWEYEWYAKNDHTVDYRIHGGMVAGRWVKDQEANIVKLTDGVFKVTWTEPTGTDVALDFMPNENIMHGTIFFPKWVQDHPSITVCFQNEHIDLMEESREKYETYPKYLVPEFAKITYMGKAGQDNEEVIAEAPYKGMTDDIRAGKYFDADYKRVKK
- a CDS encoding PadR family transcriptional regulator — protein: MAQKNILKYIILGLLNREDLAGYDIKKLFEEELGDFWYSNHSQIYPELRRMEDDGLISSHTELVGKKLEKKFYQITKDGQKLLSAWMDEPLNPLVPTRDEFTMKLYLLDSADHPLVTRLFQEEIARHEEKYQYLQTRWQLLFADESEQQKHFGHRCILEQAILREKQRLDWLHRELKKIKKTN
- a CDS encoding cupin domain-containing protein, which encodes MDLKTIQENSMFPVGGENVNYAQYFDGKSYLNMISLEQVVIGNVTFEPGCRNHWHIHHADKGGGQMLLVTAGRGWYQEWGKPARELKAGDVVHIPANVKHWHGAAKNSAFQHIAIEVPGEKTSNEWCEPVDANEYNKLP
- a CDS encoding DUF362 domain-containing protein gives rise to the protein MKKNITRRNFVKLAGMAVAMTALPGCAIFAADTPEKKPEAKKKVAGTGGEHYVPYRERQGAESVVYFTCDLSAAGLLKIYDRVKKDLGGKVAIKLHTGEPHGPNIIPRPWVKELLQKRLPKGNIIETNTYYGGGRDTTERHRQTLQVNGWTDFTTVDITDAEGTTMLPVPNGKWFTEMSVGKNMLQYDSLLTLTHFKGHAMGGFGGSNKNLGIGCADGKIGKKMIHAGDSSSQWGVNNEEFMERMTESTQATVNYFKNRIAFINVMRNMSVDCDCAGTSAKPVVTPDIGIVASLDILAADQACVDCVYALSEESKHDLVERMESRHSMRQLTYMKEMGMGNDRYQLIDVDNGDKVITAAEAVKGVKGTWVPDGN
- a CDS encoding MBL fold metallo-hydrolase — protein: MNRRTFIVGGLGTLGVLAGGGALFTQRPEFGRLPQGERLARMEASPHYRNGKFQNLVPVQVMNEENGENRFVAMAKFLFGDKSHLSPKQVMLSKKTDLHSLNPHDDVVVWLGHSSFFMQLGGYRILIDPVFSSYASPIFFINKAFPGSNVYTAEDVPEIDVLAISHDHWDHLDYPTIMALKPKVKRIVCPLGVGEYFEGWGFEKELLHEEDWDTEIKLTDDLSIHILPSQHFSGRFLTSNPTLWCGFAFVTSQRKVYYTGDGGYGAHFKAIGQKFGGFDLMLGENGQYNMAWHAIHMLPEETAQAAVDVGAKMLLPAHSGKFALSRHPWQEPYQRLSQASQGKGYKLMTPEIGEAAYIAGTQAVGFDNWWERMQ
- a CDS encoding GNAT family N-acetyltransferase — translated: MSKNDYRIRLEKIEEHREVENMVREAFWNVYRPGCLEHYVLHCLRNDPAFVPELDFVMEKDGRLIGQNIFMRAVIKADDGREIPIMTMGPICICPELKRQGYGKILLDFSLQKAAELGCGALCFEGNIGFYGKSGFDYASNFGIRYHGLPEGADASFFLCKELVPGYLSGITGEYTTPKGYFVDEAKAEAFDKDFPFKEKLVLPGQIF